The following coding sequences are from one Saccharomyces cerevisiae S288C chromosome X, complete sequence window:
- the BNA2 gene encoding dioxygenase BNA2 (Tryptophan 2,3-dioxygenase or indoleamine 2,3-dioxygenase; required for de novo biosynthesis of NAD+ from tryptophan via kynurenine; up-regulated by telomere uncapping, and interacts genetically with capping gene CDC13; overexpression reduces lipid droplet accumulation by skewing glycolytic flux towards biosynthesis of shikimate, aromatic amino acids, and NAD+ during aging and extends lifespan; regulated by Hst1p and Aftp), translating into MNNTSITGPQVLHRTKMRPLPVLEKYCISPHHGFLDDRLPLTRLSSKKYMKWEEIVADLPSLLQEDNKVRSVIDGLDVLDLDETILGDVRELRRAYSILGFMAHAYIWASGTPRDVLPECIARPLLETAHILGVPPLATYSSLVLWNFKVTDECKKTETGCLDLENITTINTFTGTVDESWFYLVSVRFEKIGSACLNHGLQILRAIRSGDKGDANVIDGLEGLAATIERLSKALMEMELKCEPNVFYFKIRPFLAGWTNMSHMGLPQGVRYGAEGQYRIFSGGSNAQSSLIQTLDILLGVKHTANAAHSSQGDSKINYLDEMKKYMPREHREFLYHLESVCNIREYVSRNASNRALQEAYGRCISMLKIFRDNHIQIVTKYIILPSNSKQHGSNKPNVLSPIEPNTKASGCLGHKVASSKTIGTGGTRLMPFLKQCRDETVATADIKNEDKN; encoded by the coding sequence ATGAACAACACTTCCATAACCGGACCACAAGTACTACATAGAACAAAAATGAGACCACTACCAGTGCTAGAAAAATACTGTATCTCGCCACATCATGGGTTTTTGGACGACCGGTTACCCTTGACCAGACTGAGCAGCaagaaatatatgaaaTGGGAAGAAATCGTTGCTGACCTGCCCTCTCTTTTGCAAGAGGATAACAAGGTGCGGAGCGTCATCGATGGGCTGGATGTCTTGGACTTGGATGAGACGATCTTGGGCGACGTCAGGGAGCTCAGAAGAGCATATTCCATTTTGGGGTTTATGGCGCACGCTTATATTTGGGCCAGCGGAACTCCCCGGGATGTATTACCGGAGTGTATTGCAAGGCCACTGTTGGAGACAGCACATATTTTGGGTGTGCCACCGTTAGCTACGTACTCCTCGTTGGTGTTATGGAACTTCAAAGTGACCGACGAGTGCAAGAAAACGGAAACCGGGTGTTTGgacttggaaaatattaCAACGATAAACACATTTACGGGAACCGTTGACGAAAGTTGGTTTTATCTGGTCAGCGTGCggtttgaaaaaatcgGCAGCGCTTGTTTAAACCATGGGTTGCAGATATTGAGAGCCATTAGAAGCGGTGATAAAGGAGACGCTAACGTGATAGACGGGTTGGAGGGCTTGGCTGCAACGATCGAAAGGTTATCGAAAGCCTTGATGGAAATGGAGCTTAAGTGTGAACCCAAtgtattttatttcaagaTAAGACCATTTTTGGCCGGGTGGACGAATATGTCGCATATGGGGTTACCACAGGGTGTTAGGTATGGAGCGGAAGGACAGTATCGGATCTTTTCTGGCGGGTCCAATGCGCAAAGCTCGTTGATACAGACACTGGACATCCTTTTGGGTGTGAAACACACTGCGAATGCTGCGCATTCTTCCCAAGGAGACAGCAAGATCAATTATCTGGacgaaatgaaaaaatacatgCCAAGAGAACATCGTGAATTTCTTTACCATTTGGAATCGGTATGTAATATTCGCGAATACGTTTCTCGTAACGCTTCTAACCGTGCATTGCAAGAGGCCTATGGACGTTGCATTTCCATGCTGAAAATATTTAGAGATAACCACATTCAAATTGTTACCAAGTACATTATTTTGCCCTCCAATTCAAAGCAACACGGCTCCAATAAGCCGAACGTACTAAGTCCAATCGAGCCCAATACCAAAGCAAGTGGTTGTTTAGGGCATAAAGTTGCCTCATCTAAGACTATCGGAACCGGTGGTACAAGATTAATGCCCTTCTTAAAGCAGTGCAGGGACGAGACTGTCGCCACTGCGGACattaaaaatgaagataaaaattGA
- a CDS encoding uncharacterized protein (hypothetical protein; mutation results in impaired mitochondrial respiration) — MKIKIDIIHFINAPPFFFFFVDAEASQLKAFQLFLLGHIFYTYIHTYICDFDEFETKDLAEGKIGDLISRLEFCSNAIIESLPNTFQSFVPVKFSTDKLLEESKGLLDV; from the exons atgaagataaaaattGACATTATACATTTTATTAACGCCCccccttttttttttttttttgttgatgcAGAAGCCTCGCAACTTAAAGCTTTTCAGTTGTTTCTTCTTggtcatattttttatacatatatacatacatatat TTGTGATTTTGATGAGTTCGAGACTAAAGACCTTGCAGAGGGAAAGATAGGCGATTTGATTTCCAGACTGGAGTTCTGTTCAAATGCGATAATTGAATCCTTGCCAAATACATTCCAATCCTTTGTCCCGGTCAAATTCAGTACGGACAAGCTTCTTGAAGAATCGAAAGGTCTTCTCGATGTTTGA
- the AIM24 gene encoding Aim24p (Protein with a role in determining mitochondrial architecture; inner membrane protein that interacts physically and genetically with the MICOS complex and is required for its integrity), which produces MISPRVNTRVWQRSISLLSPQAAKTESNVVTKERTYIENLSKDIATSRFRLVDENGKIASITVQPDIPICIKKDCLVSIHNLNHLSLSYKWLNFWSNLIKFRSFKSSLFHRIIGSSVLEILAAPNFQTSRRPFDSSRSLSVLNLTGTKDWNVFGKDSIIAFEQNSSLEIKSPIFPSARSLVSNSSKSQLPRKFQILNGRGNVLVCGGGLVYSIELIDESDKILVNSRNILAINGQSQLDIANSVERQELHVEGAYVGDSSNDTVAPKFIKNQTLKSAYGHTVQFFKRMRSWIRNQYEKRYIYGVDSYFMKIKGPRTILIQTHEMTTSKDNILTKLTSKGHVKKSNVNDNGVNLEKQVANDVNSKIIELANRPSLFIATVSQDGRVDFQSTSKFT; this is translated from the coding sequence ATGATAAGCCCAAGGGTGAATACTCGAGTTTGGCAGAGAtcaatttctcttttgagCCCACAAGCGGCCAAGACGGAGAGTAATGTCGTAACTAAAGAAAGGACATATATCGAGAACTTAAGCAAGGATATTGCGACTTCCCGTTTCAGGCTAGTAGACgaaaatggtaaaattGCATCTATCACTGTTCAACCAGATATTCCAATTTGTATCAAAAAGGATTGCCTAGTTTCCATTCACAATTTGAACCATTTATCCCTTTCCTATAAATGGCTGAATTTTTGGTCAAACCTGATTAAATTTCGTTCATTCAAATCTTCATTGTTTCATAGAATTATTGGATCCTCCGTTTTAGAAATTCTGGCTGCCCCAAACTTTCAAACATCGAGAAGACCTTTCGATTCTTCAAGAAGCTTGTCCGTACTGAATTTGACCGGGACAAAGGATTGGAATGTATTTGGCAAGGATTCAATTATCGCATTTGAACAGAACTCCAGTCTGGAAATCAAATCGCCTATCTTTCCCTCTGCAAGGTCTTTAGTCTCGAACTCATCAAAATCACAACTACCACggaaatttcaaattctgaATGGGAGAGGAAATGTGTTAGTATGTGGAGGTGGGTTGGTATATTCAATTGAGTTAATTGATGAAAGCGACAAAATTCTGGTTAATTCCAGAAACATTTTGGCCATCAACGGCCAAAGTCAATTGGATATTGCAAATTCAGTGGAGAGACAAGAGTTACACGTGGAAGGCGCGTACGTCGGAGATTCAAGTAATGATACGGTGGCACCTAAATTCATTAAGAACCAAACGCTAAAATCTGCTTACGGACATACtgttcaatttttcaaaagaatgCGCAGTTGGATCCGTAACCAGTACGAAAAAAGATACATTTATGGTGTCGACTCGTACTTTATGAAGATTAAAGGTCCAAGAACAATATTGATTCAAACGCATGAAATGACAACATCCAAAGATAATATTCTAACTAAACTAACGTCCAAGGGCCACGTTAAGAAGAGCAACGTGAATGATAACGGTGTCAATTTAGAGAAACAAGTGGCTAACGATGTAAATTCAAAGATCATTGAGCTTGCCAACAGACCCTCACTGTTTATTGCGACCGTCTCGCAAGATGGGAGGGTTGATTTTCAAAGTACTTCGAAGTTCACATAA
- the EAF6 gene encoding Eaf6p (Subunit of the NuA4 acetyltransferase complex; this complex acetylates histone H4 and NuA3 acetyltransferase complex that acetylates histone H3) → MTDELKSYEALKAELKKSLQDRREQEDTFDNLQQEIYDKETEYFSHNSNNNHSGHGGAHGSKSHYSGNIIKGFDTFSKSHHSHADSAFNNNDRIFSLSSATYVKQQHGQSQND, encoded by the coding sequence atgactGATGAGCTGAAAAGTTATGAAGCATTGAAAGCGGAACTAAAAAAGTCCCTCCAAGATAGAAGAGAGCAAGAAGATACCTTTGACAACTTACAACAAGAGATATATGATAAAGAGACCGAGTATTTCTCACACAATAGTAATAACAACCATTCAGGTCATGGGGGAGCCCATGGGTCAAAATCACACTATTCTGGTAACATCATAAAAGGGTTTGATACCTTCTCCAAGTCACACCACAGCCATGCAGATTCTGCATTCAATAACAATGAtcgtattttttcattaagtAGTGCTACGTACGTGAAGCAGCAGCATGGCCAATCACAAAACGACTAA
- the ACF4 gene encoding Acf4p (hypothetical protein; computational analysis of large-scale protein-protein interaction data suggests a possible role in actin cytoskeleton organization; potential Cdc28p substrate): MSEDQRVISQPIELHKLSIVDKHSQGQQQQPHQKQHEVQPESKSPRVTTPLKPKRLAIPISSPQRSTTNQSPVSDHASPISTDQDLIYKLAAKHREINELSFKLEVAQKELKQLELQFKDTLPRNGQQKLGNQNPSEYLSTFTKRIQQTFVDVNNSPNMLKGKKSINDFFSKPNNNVNSNINNTLPNRKPNPPPNRSQRMQNIAPSRSSESTPTSGPPLLPPRNTMKNANTTATAGENTPFLQRILNKFNQMNMEEDEFDDLLEKRKSKKDHYYIKENLGYEYDEVRSEDEDDEEFEPMGDIPVHLFKR; encoded by the coding sequence ATGTCAGAAGACCAGCGTGTAATTAGTCAACCAATTGAATTACATAAGCTGTCGATTGTCGATAAACACTCCCAAGgacagcagcaacagccGCATCAAAAACAACATGAAGTGCAGCCTGAATCAAAATCACCAAGGGTTACGACACCTTTAAAGCCCAAAAGACTTGCTATACCTATATCAAGTCCGCAAAGATCTACGACAAATCAGTCACCCGTGAGCGACCACGCAAGTCCGATTTCAACAGACCAAGatttaatatataaattaGCTGCAAAACACAGAGAAATCAATGAACTTAGTTTCAAATTAGAGGTCGCccaaaaagaattaaaaCAATTAGAGTTACAGTTCAAAGATACACTGCCCCGAAATGGACAACAGAAATTAGGTAACCAGAACCCAAGTGAATACCTCTCTACTTTTACCAAAAGAATTCAACAGACATTTGTGGACGTAAATAATTCACCAAATATGCTCAAGGGAAAAAAGAGTATAAACGATTTTTTTAGTAAGCCCAATAATAATGTTAATAGCAACATAAATAACACTCTACCCAATCGTAAACCGAACCCTCCGCCTAATCGGTCACAACGTATGCAAAATATTGCTCCAAGCCGTAGTTCAGAATCAACTCCAACATCGGGTCCTCCCTTGCTACCCCCAAGGAATACTATGAAGAATGCTAATACCACGGCAACTGCTGGGGAGAACACACCATTCTTACAAAGAATACTTAACAAATTCAATCAAATGAATATGGAAGAGGACGAATTCGATGAccttttggaaaagaggaaaagtaAGAAAGATCACTATtacataaaagaaaatttgggTTACGAATACGATGAAGTACGCAGTGAAGAcgaggatgatgaagagTTTGAACCCATGGGTGACATACCCGTTCATTTATTTAAAAGGTAG
- a CDS encoding uncharacterized protein (Protein that forms a complex with Thp3p; may have a role in transcription elongation and/or mRNA splicing; identified as a COP9 signalosome component but phenotype and interactions suggest it may not be involved with the signalosome), producing the protein MDVDIGCYFEEKRYDDKLLDFIRYDVKTPKKTKYILQRPTATDEESVRLQRFYQLGVDLKLKYSKRRSLKKQGRIKNATEELLRLANEQLKLFNRIVERETNWIIYPLWVMAKQLIRLANESSELNKDSIEECGRTIHRSFTICLNDRNPRLNENKKIGCYMFANLEFSIYHRLSNKDMIKNLVKVLESRVNARDIPPLNKSLAMEHKSQVVLYNYYLGQYYGCLENDHERGFFHLNEALLQCPMLYVESTGKFVLQGQMEKIMILLVPLALLTKRLYPHWDHPVIAGVITRSKRLSQVYPTLVRSVISGNLSLYEATAASHERFFLSQGLHVVITLLREVVFTRLVQRCWQWGNDRKSIMPLKILLATKQHDSSANEDEEEQLDALECRLASAIASGLLRAYLSHSNRCIVFSKKEPFPHSK; encoded by the coding sequence ATGGATGTTGATATAGGATGTTATTTTGAAGAGAAACGCTATGACGACAAACTGTTAGACTTCATCAGATATGACGTTAAAACACCTAAAAAGACTAAATATATACTACAAAGGCCTACGGCGACAGATGAAGAGAGTGTACGATTACAAAGGTTTTACCAATTAGGAGTAGATCTAAAATTGAAGTATTCCAAGCGGAGGTCATTGAAGAAGCAAGGGCGGATCAAGAATGCTACTGAGGAATTGCTGCGATTAGCCAATGAACAGTTGAAACTTTTCAACAGAATAGTAGAAAGAGAAACCAATTGGATAATTTATCCGCTGTGGGTAATGGCTAAACAATTAATTCGTCTGGCAAACGAATCTAGTGAACTTAATAAAGACTCAATTGAGGAATGTGGACGCACTATCCATAGAAGCTTTACTATATGCCTCAATGATAGGAACCCAAGattgaatgaaaataaaaaaatcgGGTGTTATATGTTTGCTAATCTAGAGTTTTCCATCTACCATCGGTTAAGTAATAAAGATATGATTAAAAATTTAGTGAAAGTCCTCGAGAGCAGAGTGAACGCCCGGGATATACCACCGTTGAATAAAAGCCTGGCAATGGAACATAAGTCTCAAGTGGTGTTGTATAATTATTATCTAGGTCAATACTACGGATGTCTGGAAAACGATCACGAACGCGGGTTCTTCCATTTAAATGAAGCATTATTGCAATGTCCAATGCTATATGTGGAATCTACCGGCAAGTTCGTCTTACAGGGCCAAATGGAAAAGATAATGATACTGCTGGTTCCGCTTGCTCTTTTAACTAAAAGGTTGTACCCTCACTGGGATCATCCAGTAATCGCCGGAGTAATTACTAGGAGTAAGCGCTTAAGTCAAGTTTATCCGACATTAGTGCGTAGCGTAATCTCAGGGAACCTGTCACTGTACGAGGCTACCGCAGCAAGCCATGAAAGATTTTTCCTTTCGCAAGGATTGCATGTCGTCATCACATTACTTCGAGAGGTGGTCTTCACTCGGTTGGTACAACGATGTTGGCAATGGGGGAATGATCGGAAAAGTATCATGCCCTTGAAAATTCTTCTGGCAACAAAACAACACGATAGTTCTGCCAATGAGGACGAAGAGGAGCAGTTGGATGCCCTAGAATGCCGTCTAGCAAGTGCTATAGCAAGTGGGCTTTTGCGTGCTTATCTTTCTCACTCCAACCGCTGCATCGTTTTCAGTAAGAAGGAGCCCTTTCCCCATAGCAAATGA
- the TMH11 gene encoding Tmh11p (Mitochondrial hypothetical protein; GFP-fusion protein is induced in response to the DNA-damaging agent MMS; the authentic, non-tagged protein is detected in highly purified mitochondria in high-throughput studies; protein abundance increases in response to DNA replication stress) has protein sequence MEHPAYTLSLLTTAGGLMGYYRKGSIPSLVSGLVFGSVYGIAGYLLHMNRDGGLEMALGASTLLLGAGVIRGMPSRFTKPVPVVLTALGGLGSYYYYNKYKEFYP, from the coding sequence ATGGAACATCCAGCATATACATTGAGTCTTTTGACTACAGCCGGTGGCCTTATGGGATACTACCGTAAGGGCTCCATTCCATCTCTAGTATCTGGCTTAGTATTCGGTAGTGTATATGGGATTGCCGGTTACTTGCTACATATGAATAGAGATGGTGGGCTCGAAATGGCATTGGGTGCATCGACCTTACTACTTGGTGCTGGTGTCATAAGAGGCATGCCTTCCAGGTTCACTAAACCTGTCCCTGTCGTTTTGACAGCTTTGGGTGGGCTCGGCAGTTACTACTATTATAACAAATACAAGGAATTTTACCCTTAG
- the STE18 gene encoding Ste18p (G protein gamma subunit; forms dimer with Ste4p to activate mating signaling pathway, heterotrimer with Gpa1p, Ste4p to dampen signaling; C-terminus is palmitoylated and farnesylated, which are required for normal signaling; N-terminal phosphorylation of Ste18p functions synergistically with Fus3p docking site on Ste5p to restrict Ste5p plasma membrane recruitment and signaling; combinatorial phosphorylation at S3 and S7, by pheromone and pH stress, modulates Ste18p structure, Fus3p activation), producing the protein MTSVQNSPRLQQPQEQQQQQQQLSLKIKQLKLKRINELNNKLRKELSRERITASNACLTIINYTSNTKDYTLPELWGYPVAGSNHFIEGLKNAQKNSQMSNSNSVCCTLM; encoded by the coding sequence ATGACATCAGTTCAAAACTCTCCACGCTTACAACAACCTCAGgaacagcaacagcaacagcaacagcttTCCTTAAAGATAAAACAATTGAAGTTAAAAAGAATCAACGAACTTAACAATAAACTGAGGAAAGAACTCAGCCGTGAAAGAATTACTGCTTCAAATGCATGTCTTACAATAATAAACTATACCTCGAATACAAAAGATTATACATTACCAGAACTATGGGGCTACCCCGTAGCAGGATCAAATCATTTTATAGAGGGTTTGAAAAatgctcaaaaaaatagcCAAATGTCAAACTCAAATAGTGTTTGTTGTACGCTTATGTAA
- the EMC2 gene encoding Emc2p (Member of conserved ER transmembrane complex; required for efficient folding of proteins in the ER; null mutant displays induction of the unfolded protein response; homologous to worm Y57G7A.10/EMC-2, fly CG17556, human TTC35), protein MLKDLVREKLLTIMNTKAYTQFNPEQLLQLENEMKIYMKSGDSALTEGNYFFLMEMLFYVLVYRNQDVDAQVVYNTLRDRLGENSYKMVIMKATLLQINGNDKGAIEYLENLLNDDLEYETDFVTYVSIAKKLIAIKTTSKNLSQESVLKEVVALTDKFPLDAELWWYASEIYFEMGQFEKACYCLEQVLCITPFNYACFGRLSETLYYEALRSKKQTKTELLEKALKNALRSVELSELYLKGWALVNIISRELGRNKQNDLIKLSASKLKEISAKSNNKDKITAELILNKI, encoded by the coding sequence ATGTTGAAGGATTTGGTTAGAGAAAAGCTTTTGACAATTATGAATACCAAAGCGTATACTCAATTTAATCCAGAACAATTACTGCAActagaaaatgaaatgaaaatttacATGAAAAGCGGAGACTCTGCACTAACAGAAGGAaactatttcttcttgatgGAAATGCTTTTCTATGTTTTGGTGTACCGAAACCAAGACGTTGATGCGCAAGTTGTTTATAATACATTAAGAGATCGTCTTGGTGAAAATTCGTATAAAATGGTAATCATGAAAGCCACTTTATTGCAGATAAACGGAAATGATAAAGGCGCTATTGAATATCTggaaaatttgttgaatGATGATCTGGAGTATGAAACGGACTTCGTTACTTATGTCTCTATTGCAAAGAAATTGATAGCTATCAAGACAACTTCCAAGAACTTGAGCCAAGAAAGTGTTCTTAAAGAAGTGGTAGCTCTTACAGATAAATTCCCGCTTGATGCAGAATTGTGGTGGTATGCCAGCGAGATTTATTTCGAAATGGgccaatttgaaaaagccTGTTATTGTTTGGAACAGGTCCTATGTATTACACCATTCAATTACGCTTGTTTTGGTAGGCTAAGTGAGACTCTGTATTATGAGGCTCTACGTAGCAAGAAACAAACCAAGACCGAGCTCTTGGAAAAGGCATTAAAGAATGCTTTGAGGAGCGTTGAACTTAGCGAACTATACCTAAAAGGGTGGGCATTGGTTAACATCATTTCTCGCGAACTGGGACGTAATAAACAAAATGACTTGATCAAACTATCTGCATCGAAGCTAAAGGAAATTTCTGCGAAGTCTAACAATAAAGATAAGATTACCGCTGaattaattttgaataagATATGA